The Megachile rotundata isolate GNS110a chromosome 11, iyMegRotu1, whole genome shotgun sequence genome includes a region encoding these proteins:
- the LOC100875547 gene encoding uncharacterized protein LOC100875547 isoform X1, producing MINEIEAYKVARWHALRGRIMVQAVGRALDVLVLTALLTLLFVDQVSSRLCNGGHVCSPPKQCCSFGCCYGVFQLHSASDMFNFLFWTYWYLWVAVLIGLAIAAACGCWLWKRHRSVMVEDCTSSDRASTAPWYPPPHYSRCSSFVQALPPPYSEVTAKPDLYPLVIGYDEGSGKGTSGFVMRYFRSLSHASTLDSLSSSFMCSMVNEANTIIPPPYSCNNSVDELSAVECERMENMDVGSVASLANHRTTSDISSLAAQSPCSPPRATSPTIELRELLDKIQQLPQLPSGHSTVLPCYQNRPQVLSTLNANGSTQRPLSPGDVGSYKARRTRGKMYMPLGLPSSKNKTKRWLSRSAPTTPSGTIPMSFLPGQSRRPSETGNNHQQVVPLLSEQDETECNNVDQINGIPLLSEQEEDQQQT from the exons ATGATAAACGAAATCGAAGCATATAAGGTGGCGCGGTGGCATGCACTCCGTGGTAGAATTATGGTGCAAGCTGTAGGCCGCGCGTTGGATGTGCTCGTGCTGACCGCACTCCTGACGCTGTTGTTCGTCGATCAA GTGTCTTCTAGGCTGTGCAATGGAGGGCATGT ctGCTCTCCTCCAAAACAGTGCTGTTCCTTTGGCTGTTGTTACGGTGTATTTCAACTTCACTCTGCCTCAGAcatgtttaatttcctattttGGACTTACTGGTACTTATG GGTAGCGGTACTTATAGGATTGGCTATAGCGGCAGCATGTGGTTGCTGGCTGTGGAAACGCCATCGCTCTGTTATGGTAGAAGACTGTACTTCTTCCGACAGAGCTTCCACGGCTCCATGGTATCCACCTCCTCATTACAGCCGTTGTAGTTCCTTTGTTCAGGCTCTACCACCTCCTTACAGTGAG GTTACAGCCAAACCAGATCTATATCCATTAGTGATTGGCTACGACGAAGGATCTGGCAAAGGAACTTCAGGATTTGTGATGCGTTATTTCAGATCGCTCTCCCACGCGAGTACATTAGACTCCTTAAGTTCAAGTTTTATGTGTAGTATGGTAAACGAAGCAAATACCATAATTCCACCACCATATTCTTGTAATAACAGCGTGGATGAGCTATCTGCGGTAGAATGCGAAAGAATGGAAAACATGGATGTTGGATCTGTTGCGTCGTTGGCTAATCATAGGACTACATCTGACATATCGAGTTTAGCTGCTCAATCTCCGTGTTCGCCTCCAAGGGCAACTAGTCCAACAATAGAG TTACGTGAACTTCTAGACAAGATACAACAGCTACCGCAGTTACCTAGTGGACATAGCACCGTTTTGCCTTGTTATCAGAATCGACCTCAAGTTTTGTCTACGTTGAACGCGAACGGCTCTACGCAACGGCCTTTAAGTCCAGGAGATGTCGGCTCTTATAAAGCCAGACGGACTCGTGGAAAGATGTACATGCCGTTAGGACTTCCAAGCTCAAAAAACAAAACGAAACGGTGGCTATCGCGATCGGCACCAACGACACCGTCAGGCACGATACCAATGTCGTTTTTACCCGGGCAAAGTAGACGACCTTCTGAAACGGGCAACAACCATCAGCAAGTGGTTCCATTACTTTCGGAACAAGACGAAACAGAGTGCAATAACGTAGATCAAATAAATGGCATTCCGTTGTTGTCCGAACAGGAAGAAGATCAGCAGCAAACATGA
- the LOC100875547 gene encoding uncharacterized protein LOC100875547 isoform X2, which yields MINEIEAYKVARWHALRGRIMVQAVGRALDVLVLTALLTLLFVDQVSSRLCNGGHVCSPPKQCCSFGCCYGVFQLHSASDMFNFLFWTYWVAVLIGLAIAAACGCWLWKRHRSVMVEDCTSSDRASTAPWYPPPHYSRCSSFVQALPPPYSEVTAKPDLYPLVIGYDEGSGKGTSGFVMRYFRSLSHASTLDSLSSSFMCSMVNEANTIIPPPYSCNNSVDELSAVECERMENMDVGSVASLANHRTTSDISSLAAQSPCSPPRATSPTIELRELLDKIQQLPQLPSGHSTVLPCYQNRPQVLSTLNANGSTQRPLSPGDVGSYKARRTRGKMYMPLGLPSSKNKTKRWLSRSAPTTPSGTIPMSFLPGQSRRPSETGNNHQQVVPLLSEQDETECNNVDQINGIPLLSEQEEDQQQT from the exons ATGATAAACGAAATCGAAGCATATAAGGTGGCGCGGTGGCATGCACTCCGTGGTAGAATTATGGTGCAAGCTGTAGGCCGCGCGTTGGATGTGCTCGTGCTGACCGCACTCCTGACGCTGTTGTTCGTCGATCAA GTGTCTTCTAGGCTGTGCAATGGAGGGCATGT ctGCTCTCCTCCAAAACAGTGCTGTTCCTTTGGCTGTTGTTACGGTGTATTTCAACTTCACTCTGCCTCAGAcatgtttaatttcctattttGGACTTACTG GGTAGCGGTACTTATAGGATTGGCTATAGCGGCAGCATGTGGTTGCTGGCTGTGGAAACGCCATCGCTCTGTTATGGTAGAAGACTGTACTTCTTCCGACAGAGCTTCCACGGCTCCATGGTATCCACCTCCTCATTACAGCCGTTGTAGTTCCTTTGTTCAGGCTCTACCACCTCCTTACAGTGAG GTTACAGCCAAACCAGATCTATATCCATTAGTGATTGGCTACGACGAAGGATCTGGCAAAGGAACTTCAGGATTTGTGATGCGTTATTTCAGATCGCTCTCCCACGCGAGTACATTAGACTCCTTAAGTTCAAGTTTTATGTGTAGTATGGTAAACGAAGCAAATACCATAATTCCACCACCATATTCTTGTAATAACAGCGTGGATGAGCTATCTGCGGTAGAATGCGAAAGAATGGAAAACATGGATGTTGGATCTGTTGCGTCGTTGGCTAATCATAGGACTACATCTGACATATCGAGTTTAGCTGCTCAATCTCCGTGTTCGCCTCCAAGGGCAACTAGTCCAACAATAGAG TTACGTGAACTTCTAGACAAGATACAACAGCTACCGCAGTTACCTAGTGGACATAGCACCGTTTTGCCTTGTTATCAGAATCGACCTCAAGTTTTGTCTACGTTGAACGCGAACGGCTCTACGCAACGGCCTTTAAGTCCAGGAGATGTCGGCTCTTATAAAGCCAGACGGACTCGTGGAAAGATGTACATGCCGTTAGGACTTCCAAGCTCAAAAAACAAAACGAAACGGTGGCTATCGCGATCGGCACCAACGACACCGTCAGGCACGATACCAATGTCGTTTTTACCCGGGCAAAGTAGACGACCTTCTGAAACGGGCAACAACCATCAGCAAGTGGTTCCATTACTTTCGGAACAAGACGAAACAGAGTGCAATAACGTAGATCAAATAAATGGCATTCCGTTGTTGTCCGAACAGGAAGAAGATCAGCAGCAAACATGA